A segment of the Anopheles cruzii chromosome 2, idAnoCruzAS_RS32_06, whole genome shotgun sequence genome:
tcgtttttctacgaggaagtcgaaatggatgactaattagtttacttaaaaagaagaattctttcgtctgggaatccatgatttagcagagagataggagaaatgtatagctagcgatggcacatactttgaataaaatagaaatcgcataaaaattttataaacttttttgtgtgataacaaatcccgatttttcatgcatacacctagtatgAAGATCGCAACAAAGCCTTAACTCCCATTAGGCAACAAACCTTCTggttttaaacaaaaaaaggacttttcattaactttaaaacattttgaatgtttatCCATTTATTTATCCTGTACACACATTGATACGAACGACATACTAACACGCACTATGTACAGTAGTAGAGCAGGATCGTTGGGGTGCGTTTTGAAACATCCGTAGCTATTCCGTTGCGGTTTTCTTGGCTTGCTGCGACGCGTTGTACGCACGGTACAGTTGAACTATTTGGGTGCCAGCCACGAAGAGGTTCACGGAAAACAGTCCCCAGTTTTTGGGGATAATCACGAGCGAATACCTAGACCAAATGATTCCGGTTGCAGCCAAAGAGGCTGATTGAGATATTGACAGTTGATCCGCAGGGCGCCGAAGGTCACTCAATCCGGCAACCACCAACCCCTGAAAGCAACAATACGATTGCAAATGCAAAAGGGTAAATCACCGCAACCAGTAAGATTGGCACGTTATACATACCCATTTAAACACCGGCGCCCAGAAGAAGACGGTTTTGGGTCCTGGAAATTGCCAATCAATCAGTGCGTCAGTGTTAACCATTATGTGTTACATAAACGCAACAAGTAACCCCGATGCTTACCAGCAGCATGATTCCATAATGGTCTCAGCGCCGTAGGAACAAACTTATCAGCCGTATTAACAAGACCGTGGTAGAGCTTAGACATGATGAACTATATTCGAGGTAGATTGAAAAACGATGCAGGAACGAACTGCGTTTCACTATGGATGCAAAGGAAAATacaattcaaaacattatcaaCATCTGATCCATCAAAACAAATTCGTGCGGCGTTTATCATTACGGATCCAAAAGTTTTACTTCAATTCAATCGGGTTTGAATTCGTAATAGCTCATTTTGTTTCATCTTCCGTTGAAAAATTCGTTGCTGTAACTATATTTCATACTGATGGATAGTAAAAGTACTTCATGTTACAAAGCACTTGGAAGCACTTCTTTAATATCTTAATACAGCACATAATATGCATTAATACGATGATACGATGAATGATTCAAAATTCCTCTGGTATTAAAGAAAAAGTAGAATGATGaaaaagtctataaaaaaTCTTAATTATGTGTAGATCATTGTATTTGGtattattgaatttaattttctttcatttttacaTAGCATAAGTGACAATCCAGTTCCTGTATTTATCTATAATGTTTCTTTTGGGTTTAACGTTACTACAATCCACATCTAGTACGATATATTCTTGAAATCATGGCTGATTTGTTTCGGAATAAAACTGGTTTGCTCCGCCGTGAACCATTC
Coding sequences within it:
- the LOC128278174 gene encoding mitochondrial pyruvate carrier 2-like, which codes for MSKLYHGLVNTADKFVPTALRPLWNHAAGPKTVFFWAPVFKWGLVVAGLSDLRRPADQLSISQSASLAATGIIWSRYSLVIIPKNWGLFSVNLFVAGTQIVQLYRAYNASQQAKKTATE